One genomic region from Skermania piniformis encodes:
- the proB gene encoding glutamate 5-kinase has product MSSANSATRTAVASARSIVVKIGSAALTSLTGGLDTDRLDRLADALETRMRAGSDVVVVSSGAIGAGLAPLGLSQRPRDLATKQAAASVGQLALAHAWGTSFARYGRVVGQVLLSADDFARREHHRNAQRTLDRLRALGAVAVVNENDTVATEEIRFGDNDRLAALVSHLVGADALVLLSDVDGLYDGDPRRGDAQRIREVAVDADLSSITVGAGGVLGTGGMISKLSAARLAAAAGVPVLLAAAQAADQALGAAQVGTAFAAGSERMSARRFWVRHAADSRGALVLDAGAVAAIARRRRSLLAAGITAVRGDFNGGDVVDLVGPDEVVVARGIVEYDSAELADMLGRSTGDLPEGLRRAVVHADDLVGLSAAR; this is encoded by the coding sequence GTGAGCTCAGCGAACTCCGCGACCCGAACGGCCGTGGCGTCCGCCCGCAGTATCGTCGTGAAGATCGGTTCGGCGGCGTTGACCAGCCTGACCGGGGGACTCGATACCGACCGGCTGGATCGGCTCGCCGATGCGTTGGAAACCCGGATGCGGGCCGGTTCCGACGTGGTGGTGGTCTCGTCCGGGGCGATCGGCGCCGGGCTGGCGCCGCTCGGGCTCAGCCAACGTCCACGCGATCTGGCCACAAAACAGGCCGCCGCAAGCGTCGGGCAGCTTGCTCTGGCGCACGCCTGGGGGACGTCGTTCGCGCGGTACGGCCGGGTCGTCGGCCAGGTGTTGTTGTCTGCCGACGACTTCGCCCGCCGGGAGCACCACCGCAACGCGCAGCGCACGCTCGACCGGCTCCGCGCGCTGGGCGCGGTGGCGGTGGTCAACGAGAACGACACGGTCGCTACCGAGGAGATCCGGTTCGGCGACAACGACCGGTTGGCCGCGCTGGTATCGCACCTGGTCGGTGCCGACGCACTGGTTTTGTTGTCCGACGTCGACGGACTGTACGACGGCGATCCGCGGCGCGGCGACGCGCAGCGGATCCGCGAGGTGGCGGTAGATGCCGATCTGAGCTCGATCACCGTCGGTGCCGGTGGTGTGCTCGGCACCGGGGGGATGATCTCGAAGCTGTCTGCGGCCCGGCTCGCGGCGGCTGCCGGGGTTCCGGTGCTGCTCGCCGCGGCCCAGGCCGCCGATCAGGCACTCGGTGCGGCGCAGGTCGGTACTGCGTTCGCGGCCGGGTCGGAACGGATGAGCGCGCGGCGATTCTGGGTTCGGCACGCCGCGGACAGCCGCGGCGCACTGGTGCTCGATGCCGGTGCGGTAGCCGCCATCGCTCGCCGCCGCCGGTCCCTGCTGGCCGCCGGGATAACCGCGGTGCGTGGCGATTTCAACGGTGGCGACGTGGTGGACCTGGTCGGGCCGGACGAGGTTGTGGTCGCCCGCGGAATCGTCGAATACGACAGCGCAGAACTGGCCGACATGCTCGGCCGCTCCACCGGTGACCTGCCCGAGGGGCTGCGCCGTGCGGTCGTGCATGCCGACGACCTCGTCGGTCTCAGCGCCGCCCGGTGA
- a CDS encoding ESX secretion-associated protein EspG, protein MSWSFTLDEFAHVWLETGAVEYPYPIRVVESARTEPETVRLHEAIAQRLPTGADQALTGALELIARPDARLVAIGGRTDDEAARIRIHGALAADRAALLVQQPGIAAEFGGIIRLHSCPADRLAARAVAILPPAARGRAGRSVEPGAALAGESPLGAGSTRAPSTSRQARRVLSAPRTAEGHIRIETGLRTTQPDPPQYLSWVDVVRDGRYLIRTDGAVRIAPVSSENIADYLQQALTGRR, encoded by the coding sequence ATGAGCTGGTCGTTCACCCTGGACGAGTTCGCACACGTCTGGCTGGAAACCGGAGCCGTCGAGTACCCGTATCCGATCCGAGTGGTCGAGTCTGCACGCACCGAGCCCGAGACCGTGCGGCTGCACGAAGCAATCGCACAACGCCTACCGACCGGCGCGGACCAGGCGTTGACCGGCGCGCTCGAGTTGATCGCACGGCCGGATGCGCGCCTCGTCGCGATCGGCGGGCGAACCGACGACGAGGCCGCCCGGATCCGCATCCACGGCGCGCTGGCCGCCGATCGGGCGGCCCTGCTGGTCCAACAGCCGGGGATCGCCGCCGAGTTCGGCGGAATCATCCGGCTCCACAGCTGCCCGGCCGATCGGTTGGCGGCACGAGCGGTCGCCATCCTGCCCCCGGCCGCGCGTGGCCGCGCCGGCCGGTCGGTCGAGCCCGGAGCTGCCCTCGCCGGCGAGAGTCCCCTCGGTGCCGGATCCACCCGCGCACCGTCGACCAGTCGACAAGCCCGACGGGTATTGTCCGCGCCCCGAACTGCGGAGGGGCACATCCGAATCGAGACCGGTCTGCGTACGACTCAGCCGGATCCACCGCAATACCTGTCGTGGGTGGATGTCGTGCGGGACGGCCGGTATCTGATCCGCACCGATGGCGCAGTCCGGATCGCGCCGGTATCCAGCGAGAACATCGCCGATTACCTACAGCAAGCGCTCACCGGGCGGCGCTGA